The Clostridium septicum genome contains a region encoding:
- a CDS encoding ABC transporter permease, translating into MAEVRVKKSRFDRKLDKIRQLEEAGELGKKKVNRSLRKLMNNKLAVIGIVIFAIILLSAIFAPVLTKYDPLQVDMANVLQKPSSEHWFGTDKVGRDVFSRVLYGGRISILIGLGSALGCAFFGVLLGCYGGYKGGWFDRIVLRISEVFMSFPQLVLVLMLVSILGQSLTNLIIIFILTGWGSVYRMARAKILSIREEEYVQSLKSFGLNDFLICYKHMLPNAIGPIVVNITLSTAMFILEEASLSFLGLGVPLEIATWGNILNASQDMFTLQNNWWLWLPVGIVISLFVMSINFVGDGLRDTTDPTQQG; encoded by the coding sequence ATGGCAGAAGTAAGAGTTAAAAAAAGTAGATTTGATCGTAAATTAGATAAAATCAGACAGCTAGAAGAAGCAGGAGAGTTAGGAAAGAAAAAAGTAAATCGTTCATTAAGAAAACTTATGAATAATAAGCTAGCTGTTATAGGAATTGTTATATTCGCTATAATTTTATTATCCGCAATATTTGCACCAGTATTAACTAAATATGATCCGTTACAGGTTGACATGGCAAATGTTTTACAAAAGCCATCATCAGAGCACTGGTTTGGAACGGATAAAGTTGGAAGAGATGTTTTCTCAAGAGTCTTATATGGTGGAAGAATATCTATTTTAATTGGACTTGGAAGTGCTTTAGGATGTGCATTCTTTGGAGTTTTATTAGGTTGCTACGGAGGCTATAAAGGTGGTTGGTTTGATAGAATAGTTCTACGTATATCAGAAGTGTTTATGTCATTCCCTCAATTAGTTTTAGTATTAATGTTAGTTTCAATATTAGGACAAAGTTTGACTAACCTTATAATAATATTTATTTTAACTGGATGGGGTAGTGTTTATCGTATGGCACGTGCCAAGATATTATCAATTAGAGAAGAAGAATATGTTCAATCATTAAAAAGTTTTGGATTAAATGACTTCTTAATTTGTTATAAACATATGTTACCAAATGCTATAGGACCAATTGTTGTTAACATAACTTTAAGTACAGCGATGTTTATTTTAGAAGAAGCTTCACTAAGTTTCTTAGGACTTGGAGTTCCTCTTGAAATTGCTACATGGGGAAATATATTAAATGCTTCACAAGATATGTTTACACTACAAAATAATTGGTGGTTATGGTTACCAGTAGGAATTGTAATTTCACTATTTGTTATGAGTATTAACTTCGTCGGAGATGGTCTTCGTGATACAACAGATCCAACACAACAAGGTTAA
- a CDS encoding ABC transporter ATP-binding protein, which yields MKDRPIITVKNLKTYFYTNQRCNKAINGVSFQIKKGKTLCVVGESGCGKSVTASSIMQLLPKLSRIEEGEIIYHGDKGDIRIDKLARNGKEMRGLRGKDIAMIFQDPMTALNPVYTVGYQIAENILCHEKVSKKDAKARTLELLKDMGIPFPEQRINEYPHQFSGGMRQRAMIAMAMSCNPNVLIADEPTTALDVTIQAQIFELMDKLKKENDTAILLITHDMGVVSELADEVAVMYMGNIIESGSVEEILRTPAHPYTEALLKSIPVLGKGKDQELNPIKGSTPDPYDRPIGCQFAPRCNYACDKCKKMPVEELIGENHMVRCFRHEEVLKNNLKKNEEVMASGK from the coding sequence ATGAAAGACAGACCTATAATTACAGTTAAAAATCTAAAAACTTATTTTTATACTAATCAAAGATGTAACAAAGCTATAAATGGAGTTTCCTTTCAGATAAAAAAGGGAAAGACACTTTGTGTTGTTGGAGAGTCAGGTTGTGGAAAAAGTGTTACTGCATCATCAATTATGCAATTATTACCTAAATTATCCAGAATAGAAGAGGGTGAAATTATATATCATGGTGATAAAGGTGATATTAGAATAGATAAATTAGCTAGAAACGGAAAAGAGATGAGGGGATTAAGAGGAAAAGACATTGCAATGATTTTCCAAGATCCAATGACAGCTTTAAATCCAGTATATACTGTTGGTTATCAAATAGCTGAGAACATATTATGTCATGAAAAGGTATCTAAAAAAGATGCGAAAGCAAGAACTTTAGAATTACTTAAGGATATGGGAATACCTTTCCCAGAACAAAGAATAAATGAGTATCCGCATCAATTTTCAGGTGGTATGCGTCAAAGAGCTATGATAGCAATGGCTATGAGTTGTAATCCAAATGTTTTAATAGCAGATGAACCTACAACTGCATTAGATGTTACAATTCAAGCTCAAATATTTGAACTTATGGACAAACTTAAAAAGGAAAATGATACAGCAATACTTCTTATAACTCATGATATGGGAGTTGTTAGTGAACTTGCAGATGAGGTTGCTGTAATGTATATGGGAAATATTATTGAAAGTGGTTCAGTTGAAGAGATTTTAAGAACGCCTGCTCATCCATATACAGAAGCATTATTAAAATCAATTCCTGTTTTAGGAAAAGGAAAGGATCAGGAATTAAATCCTATTAAAGGATCAACACCAGATCCATATGACAGACCAATTGGATGTCAATTTGCTCCAAGATGCAATTATGCTTGTGACAAGTGTAAGAAAATGCCGGTAGAAGAACTTATAGGAGAAAATCATATGGTCCGCTGCTTTAGACATGAAGAGGTTCTAAAAAACAATCTTAAGAAGAATGAGGAGGTGATGGCAAGTGGAAAATAG
- a CDS encoding ABC transporter ATP-binding protein, whose protein sequence is MFKKPTKFVKAVNDIDLTIYRGETLGLVGESGCGKTTLGKSILQLVKPTGGEMIYDFKGDVGKKDLRKLGAKEMDLARKKMQIVFQDPHSSLNPAFTIYQSLSDPLKKFGVKDKNDRRMLIGDILEAVNMRREYMDRYPHEFSGGQRQRIGIARALCINPELVICDESVSALDVSIQAQVLNLLKKIKDERNLTYIFITHDLSVVEYISDRIAVMYLGRIVELAETSQIFSNNLHPYTQALLSAIPIADLDKKKKRIILEGDVPSPVNPPEGCNFHPRCKKCMDICKKERPLLKKYIIDGEEHFVACHLAEEQLKER, encoded by the coding sequence ATGTTTAAAAAGCCTACTAAATTTGTTAAAGCAGTAAATGATATAGATTTGACTATTTATAGGGGAGAAACTCTTGGTCTAGTAGGAGAGTCAGGGTGTGGAAAAACTACACTTGGAAAATCAATTCTTCAATTAGTTAAGCCAACTGGTGGAGAAATGATTTATGATTTCAAAGGAGATGTTGGAAAGAAGGATTTAAGAAAATTAGGAGCAAAGGAAATGGATTTAGCTCGTAAGAAAATGCAAATAGTATTCCAAGATCCACATTCGTCATTAAATCCTGCATTTACTATATATCAATCTCTATCAGATCCTCTAAAAAAGTTTGGAGTTAAAGATAAAAATGATAGAAGAATGCTAATTGGAGACATATTAGAAGCGGTTAATATGCGTAGAGAATATATGGATAGATATCCCCATGAATTTTCAGGTGGGCAAAGACAAAGAATTGGTATAGCAAGAGCACTTTGTATTAATCCGGAATTAGTTATTTGTGATGAATCAGTATCAGCACTAGATGTTTCAATTCAAGCTCAAGTTTTAAATTTATTAAAAAAGATTAAAGATGAAAGAAATCTAACTTATATATTTATAACTCATGATTTAAGTGTGGTTGAGTATATTAGTGATAGAATAGCAGTAATGTATTTAGGAAGAATAGTTGAACTTGCAGAAACATCACAGATTTTCTCTAATAATTTACATCCATATACACAAGCTTTACTTTCAGCAATTCCAATTGCTGATTTAGATAAAAAGAAAAAGCGTATAATTTTGGAAGGAGATGTACCAAGTCCTGTTAATCCTCCAGAAGGATGTAATTTCCATCCACGTTGTAAAAAATGTATGGATATTTGTAAAAAAGAAAGGCCTTTGTTAAAAAAATATATTATAGATGGTGAAGAGCATTTCGTTGCATGTCACCTAGCAGAAGAACAATTAAAGGAGAGATAA
- a CDS encoding dihydrodipicolinate synthase family protein, giving the protein MSKFDIKDFKGVIPAVLTVFDKDENIDEVGMRQLVSYLIDKGVDGLYLTGSTGEGFTMSSEERKRVVEIVMDENKGRVPVVVHVGAIGTKLSIDLAKHAESVGADGISSVPPFYWKFNENQIVKYYEEIAKSCSLPMIVYNVPLVGLLGMNTIKRLAAIENVKGIKYTALAHYEITQIKDEIGEDFLVYSGADEMAMSGLLAGADGIVGSFYNIMPELFINIKKAIDNKNIDEAQKLQRYAVEIIMYSLNIPSFYAGMKAVLRWRGINAGYCRSPFENLTEDQEAEFREGYKKLKETYNIVGVDFLDEI; this is encoded by the coding sequence ATGAGTAAATTTGACATTAAAGATTTTAAAGGTGTAATCCCAGCAGTATTAACAGTTTTTGATAAAGATGAGAATATTGATGAAGTAGGAATGAGACAACTAGTTTCATACTTAATTGATAAAGGTGTAGATGGACTATATTTAACTGGTTCAACTGGTGAAGGGTTCACTATGAGTAGTGAAGAAAGAAAAAGAGTAGTTGAAATAGTTATGGATGAAAATAAAGGAAGAGTTCCAGTTGTAGTTCATGTAGGAGCTATAGGAACTAAATTATCAATAGATCTTGCAAAACATGCTGAATCCGTAGGAGCAGATGGAATATCAAGTGTTCCGCCTTTCTACTGGAAATTTAATGAAAATCAAATTGTTAAATATTATGAAGAAATTGCAAAGTCATGCAGTCTCCCAATGATAGTTTATAATGTACCTTTAGTTGGCTTATTAGGAATGAATACTATTAAGAGATTAGCAGCAATTGAAAATGTAAAAGGAATCAAATATACTGCATTAGCTCATTATGAAATAACACAAATAAAGGATGAAATAGGGGAAGACTTCCTAGTATATTCAGGAGCAGATGAAATGGCTATGTCAGGTCTTTTAGCAGGAGCTGATGGAATAGTTGGGTCATTCTATAATATAATGCCAGAACTATTTATAAATATTAAGAAAGCTATTGATAATAAAAATATTGATGAAGCTCAAAAATTACAACGTTATGCAGTTGAAATAATAATGTATTCTTTAAATATACCATCATTCTATGCAGGAATGAAAGCTGTATTAAGATGGAGAGGAATAAATGCTGGATATTGTCGTAGTCCTTTCGAAAATTTAACAGAAGATCAAGAAGCAGAATTTAGAGAAGGATATAAGAAATTAAAAGAAACTTATAATATTGTAGGTGTTGATTTCTTAGATGAGATATAA
- a CDS encoding acetylxylan esterase, producing the protein MPIIDMPLERLREYKGTNPIPEDFDSFWDKRMEEVQKHPLEYKIIPSEIIGNDSCGFYDLWFKGINGENLYAKYIRPKIEYDLPIILQFHGYPGASRGWFEQASFAGMGCAILAMDCPGQGGNGEDVGGFKGTTVSGHIIAGLDGDPKDMYYVRLFQNVSILCRIAEELEGIDKNRIYANGASQGAGITLACSSLNPVIKRCAALYPFLSDYKRVWDMDLDLVAYEGLRYYSRWFDTMGERNEKVFMNLGYIDVHNLAHRLQAEILFGTGLMDNICPPSTQFAVYNNITSKKKHVIFPDYTHEEIGVFDDMLIDFFLKEDE; encoded by the coding sequence GTGCCTATTATAGATATGCCATTAGAAAGACTTAGAGAATATAAGGGAACTAACCCTATACCAGAAGATTTTGATTCTTTTTGGGATAAGAGAATGGAAGAAGTTCAAAAACATCCATTAGAATACAAAATAATTCCTAGCGAAATCATTGGAAATGACTCTTGTGGTTTTTATGATTTATGGTTTAAAGGAATAAATGGAGAAAATTTATATGCTAAGTATATAAGACCTAAAATAGAATATGATTTGCCGATAATTTTACAGTTTCATGGGTATCCAGGAGCAAGTAGAGGTTGGTTTGAACAAGCTTCATTTGCAGGAATGGGATGTGCTATTTTAGCTATGGATTGTCCAGGGCAAGGTGGAAATGGAGAAGATGTAGGTGGATTTAAAGGAACAACCGTTTCAGGACATATTATTGCAGGGCTAGATGGAGATCCAAAAGATATGTATTATGTAAGATTATTTCAAAATGTTTCAATATTATGTAGGATAGCTGAAGAATTAGAGGGAATAGATAAAAATAGAATTTATGCAAATGGAGCTAGTCAAGGAGCTGGTATAACGTTAGCCTGTTCTTCATTGAATCCAGTTATAAAAAGGTGTGCAGCATTATATCCATTTCTTTCGGATTATAAAAGAGTTTGGGATATGGATTTAGATTTAGTAGCATATGAAGGCTTAAGATATTATTCAAGATGGTTTGATACAATGGGAGAAAGAAATGAAAAGGTATTCATGAATCTAGGGTATATAGATGTTCATAACTTAGCTCATAGATTACAAGCAGAAATTTTATTTGGAACAGGACTTATGGATAATATTTGCCCACCATCAACTCAATTTGCTGTTTATAATAATATAACTTCTAAGAAAAAACATGTTATTTTTCCAGATTATACTCATGAAGAAATAGGAGTATTTGATGATATGCTAATAGATTTCTTTTTAAAGGAGGATGAGTAA
- a CDS encoding acetylxylan esterase — translation MPMLDMPIKEMESYRGSGIIPKDFHEYWRNEVKKVNEKKLEYKIIKKFFNNKQANYYEIYFKGIDGAEIYAKYISPAVNRKVPTVLEFHDYKEASRSWHYLTRYVAIGYSVLAMDCRGQGGKSEDIGGVKGSTVCGHVINGLDDDINRMYYRKVYLDAYILSMIAERLNKTDVNKMIAFGKGQGAALALVVSALNKNIKKCSLQYPFLADFKRVWEMDLDIDAYEGIRYYFRWFDPMHIREKEIFEKLGYIDIVNFASNLNCELLVGTALLDSICPPSTQYAIFNNANCNKKHLVFHKYGHELNNFFENENLKFMLFNN, via the coding sequence ATGCCAATGTTAGACATGCCAATAAAAGAAATGGAGTCATATCGAGGTAGTGGAATAATTCCTAAAGATTTTCATGAGTATTGGAGAAATGAAGTTAAAAAGGTAAATGAAAAAAAATTAGAATATAAAATAATAAAAAAATTTTTTAACAATAAACAAGCTAATTATTATGAAATTTATTTTAAAGGAATTGATGGTGCGGAAATTTATGCAAAGTATATTTCTCCAGCTGTAAATAGAAAGGTGCCAACAGTACTGGAGTTTCATGATTATAAAGAGGCAAGCAGAAGCTGGCATTATCTTACTAGATATGTAGCTATAGGATATTCAGTTTTAGCTATGGATTGTAGAGGACAAGGAGGGAAAAGTGAAGATATTGGAGGGGTAAAAGGCTCAACTGTTTGTGGTCATGTAATTAATGGATTAGATGATGATATTAATAGAATGTATTACAGAAAAGTATATTTAGATGCTTATATATTATCTATGATAGCAGAAAGGCTTAATAAAACTGATGTAAATAAAATGATAGCCTTCGGAAAAGGGCAGGGAGCAGCATTAGCATTGGTAGTTTCAGCTTTAAATAAAAATATTAAAAAATGCTCCTTACAATATCCATTTTTAGCTGATTTTAAAAGAGTTTGGGAAATGGATTTAGATATAGATGCATATGAGGGAATAAGATATTATTTCAGATGGTTTGATCCAATGCATATTAGAGAAAAAGAAATATTTGAAAAGCTAGGATATATAGATATAGTTAATTTTGCTAGTAACTTGAATTGTGAATTATTAGTTGGAACAGCATTATTAGATTCTATATGTCCTCCAAGTACACAATATGCTATTTTTAATAATGCAAATTGTAATAAAAAGCATTTAGTATTTCATAAATATGGACATGAATTAAATAATTTTTTTGAAAATGAGAATTTGAAATTTATGTTATTTAATAATTAA
- a CDS encoding N-acetylmannosamine-6-phosphate 2-epimerase: protein MRKEEMINKIKSGLIVSCQALEGEPLYIENDSIMPLMARAAKKAGACAIRTNGVRDVIGIKKETQLPVIGIIKKSYEGYEQYITVTMDEIDKLVEAGADIIALDCTLRERKDGKTVAEHIKSIKEKYPDILLMADISNLEEGINAWKSGVDLVGTTLSGYTDYTPKLDGPDYELVKSLVEAIDIPVIAEGRVHYPNQAVEMLKLGATAVVVGGAITRPLEITSRFMDAINKR, encoded by the coding sequence ATGAGGAAAGAAGAAATGATAAATAAAATTAAATCTGGATTAATAGTATCTTGTCAAGCGCTTGAAGGAGAGCCTTTATATATTGAGAATGATTCAATAATGCCACTAATGGCAAGAGCAGCTAAAAAAGCAGGAGCTTGTGCAATTAGAACTAATGGAGTTAGAGATGTTATAGGAATAAAGAAAGAAACACAGTTACCAGTTATAGGCATAATAAAAAAGTCATATGAAGGATATGAACAATATATAACAGTAACAATGGATGAAATAGATAAACTTGTAGAAGCTGGGGCTGATATAATTGCACTAGATTGTACTCTAAGAGAGAGAAAAGATGGAAAAACTGTAGCAGAACACATAAAATCTATAAAGGAAAAATATCCAGATATATTATTAATGGCTGATATATCAAACTTAGAAGAAGGAATTAATGCCTGGAAATCAGGAGTAGACTTAGTTGGAACTACATTAAGTGGATATACAGATTACACTCCTAAACTTGATGGACCAGATTATGAATTAGTAAAATCGCTTGTAGAAGCTATAGATATTCCAGTTATAGCTGAAGGTAGAGTACATTATCCTAACCAAGCGGTAGAAATGTTAAAGTTAGGGGCTACTGCAGTTGTTGTTGGCGGTGCTATTACTAGACCATTAGAAATAACAAGTAGATTTATGGATGCTATAAATAAGAGGTAA
- a CDS encoding ROK family protein — MKYLGVDIGGTSVKIGLVTDRGKIIAEDNFSVSFDNYETPIFETVKKSIDEFLNNNDIDSRELSGIGVSATGQVNTTTGTIVGVGGNIKNWCDTEIKKELEEIYKLKTTVINDANSMVIGEQWIGRAKGYKNIIGITIGTGIGGGIIVNSNILLGNIGIAGELGHFSINSNGKQCTCGNIGCYEQYGSMTALIKEVKERYEDIENLSFEKDKVNGKNIFDELEKGNKKLEIIVNNWIENIGKGLVSLTHIFNPEIIIIGGAVSKQEKLFIDPVREYVLTNVMKKFGENLRVEAAKLENNAGLVGAVYYNINN, encoded by the coding sequence ATGAAATATTTAGGTGTTGATATAGGTGGAACTTCCGTAAAAATAGGATTAGTTACAGATAGGGGGAAGATAATAGCAGAGGATAATTTTAGTGTATCTTTTGATAATTATGAAACTCCTATATTTGAAACAGTAAAAAAATCAATAGATGAGTTTTTAAATAATAATGATATAGATTCAAGAGAACTTTCTGGTATTGGAGTATCGGCAACAGGTCAAGTTAATACTACTACAGGCACTATTGTGGGCGTAGGAGGAAATATTAAAAATTGGTGTGATACAGAAATAAAAAAAGAACTTGAAGAAATATATAAGTTAAAAACTACAGTTATTAATGATGCTAATAGCATGGTTATTGGTGAACAATGGATAGGTAGAGCAAAAGGATATAAAAATATAATAGGAATTACTATAGGAACAGGAATAGGTGGTGGAATAATAGTAAATTCCAATATTCTACTTGGAAATATAGGAATAGCTGGAGAACTTGGACATTTTTCTATAAATTCTAATGGGAAACAATGTACTTGTGGTAATATAGGATGTTATGAACAATATGGATCTATGACTGCATTAATAAAAGAAGTTAAAGAAAGATATGAAGATATAGAAAATTTATCTTTTGAAAAGGATAAAGTAAATGGTAAAAATATTTTTGATGAACTTGAAAAAGGAAATAAAAAATTAGAGATTATAGTAAATAATTGGATTGAGAATATAGGCAAGGGTTTAGTAAGTTTAACTCATATTTTTAATCCCGAAATAATAATAATTGGTGGTGCTGTAAGCAAGCAAGAAAAATTATTTATAGATCCAGTTAGAGAATATGTATTAACTAATGTTATGAAAAAATTTGGGGAAAATCTAAGAGTTGAAGCAGCAAAATTAGAAAATAATGCAGGGTTAGTTGGAGCAGTTTATTATAATATAAATAATTAA
- a CDS encoding PucR family transcriptional regulator codes for MTLCCKDLFQLKYFSEAKLLAGKGGLNREISLPYVRNTESISNWLYGGELLFVTYEESKKDDNDLLLLFEECINKRLSGVVILIDNKNIDNIPNKIIEMSNKEKLPLFIMPWDIKLVDIIQEIFLKIEQNREESKNAKHFLESIIFSQNNFSDDINTLAEFYNIKIRPFHCISLFKIKKLNNNCYDTGNINRTIVNSLEETLNTEIYTLLPMEYADHLLLLIFSNSNDDMKKVVQAIEAVLNITRSKYPDIEINLSFSRIRKEYSEIKASYKEAFKALSIINIYSKDSNIIRYDDLGIIRLFMELTDTKEVEQYCYENIGPILEYDNKHGMNLIGTLKCYFQNNRHLIKTSQELFIHRNTLLYRLSTIKELLQKDLDDAIINLELFNSILIYEFINLRNEKGL; via the coding sequence ATGACTCTTTGTTGTAAAGATTTATTTCAACTTAAATATTTTTCAGAGGCAAAATTATTAGCTGGAAAAGGAGGATTAAATAGAGAAATTTCTTTACCATATGTAAGAAATACCGAATCAATTTCAAATTGGTTATATGGTGGAGAGCTATTATTTGTTACATACGAAGAAAGTAAGAAAGATGATAATGATTTATTATTACTATTTGAAGAATGTATTAATAAAAGACTTTCAGGAGTAGTAATTTTAATAGATAATAAGAATATAGATAATATTCCTAACAAGATTATAGAAATGTCAAACAAAGAAAAGTTGCCTCTATTTATAATGCCATGGGATATTAAACTAGTAGATATTATACAGGAGATTTTCTTGAAAATAGAACAGAATAGGGAAGAATCAAAAAACGCAAAGCATTTTCTTGAATCTATTATTTTTTCCCAAAATAATTTTAGTGATGATATAAATACTTTAGCTGAATTTTATAATATTAAAATAAGACCGTTTCATTGTATTTCTTTATTTAAAATAAAAAAGTTAAATAATAATTGTTATGATACAGGAAATATTAATAGAACTATAGTCAATTCATTAGAAGAGACTTTAAATACAGAAATATATACATTGCTTCCTATGGAGTATGCAGATCATTTATTATTATTAATATTTTCTAATAGTAATGATGATATGAAAAAAGTAGTACAAGCTATTGAAGCAGTATTGAATATTACAAGATCAAAATATCCAGATATAGAAATTAACTTAAGTTTTAGTAGAATTAGAAAAGAATATTCTGAAATAAAGGCTAGTTACAAGGAAGCTTTTAAAGCATTGTCAATTATAAATATATATAGCAAAGATTCAAATATTATTAGATATGATGATTTAGGAATTATCAGGTTATTTATGGAATTAACGGATACTAAAGAAGTTGAACAATACTGTTATGAAAATATAGGACCTATTTTAGAGTATGATAATAAGCATGGAATGAATTTAATAGGAACATTAAAGTGTTACTTTCAAAATAATAGACATTTAATAAAGACTTCACAAGAACTTTTTATTCATAGAAATACATTGCTTTATAGATTATCAACAATTAAGGAACTTTTACAAAAGGATTTAGATGATGCAATTATAAATTTAGAGCTTTTTAATAGTATATTAATTTATGAGTTTATAAATCTACGAAATGAAAAGGGCCTGTGA
- a CDS encoding DMT family transporter, which translates to MKTKGIILTMLSSITFGFAFTLGPLTYGAEGSNPVTLTFLRNFLSLPFLLIIVLFLKIDLKVTKKQFRDLVILGFVGNAITTLLLNIAFAYIDVGIVTPIHFTYPIFVTLGCVMFFQEKLSKQKILALIIAMSGISCFFVSALTSSSFGSSALLGLILAVVSGIFYAFYIIFMDKSGLKGEQPFKITFYVALASTIGMFLYGEFTQQLVFSTLTTKAWIISVIFAFLCTVVALSLLQLGIKYVGASEAAVITTFEPITSVIFGAILLGEKITLIKIIACILIFAGVLTLSFTKNKEASIDTKEANSL; encoded by the coding sequence ATGAAAACTAAAGGAATAATTCTTACAATGTTATCCTCTATTACATTTGGTTTTGCCTTTACTCTTGGACCTTTAACTTATGGAGCTGAAGGAAGTAATCCTGTAACATTAACCTTTTTACGAAACTTTTTAAGCTTACCTTTTTTATTAATTATTGTTTTATTTTTAAAAATAGACTTAAAAGTAACAAAGAAACAATTTAGAGATTTAGTTATATTAGGATTTGTTGGAAATGCTATAACAACATTACTTTTAAACATAGCTTTTGCTTATATAGATGTAGGTATTGTAACCCCAATCCATTTTACTTATCCAATATTTGTAACATTGGGTTGTGTAATGTTCTTCCAGGAAAAATTAAGTAAGCAAAAGATATTAGCATTAATTATTGCTATGTCCGGTATAAGCTGCTTCTTTGTATCAGCACTAACCTCTTCTTCCTTTGGATCTAGTGCATTACTTGGATTAATTTTAGCAGTAGTCTCCGGAATATTCTATGCATTTTATATTATCTTTATGGATAAGAGTGGCTTAAAAGGTGAACAACCATTTAAAATAACATTTTATGTTGCATTAGCTTCTACTATAGGTATGTTTTTATATGGAGAATTTACACAACAACTTGTATTCTCTACTTTAACAACTAAAGCATGGATCATATCTGTAATATTTGCGTTTTTATGCACAGTAGTTGCACTATCATTATTACAACTTGGTATAAAATATGTTGGTGCAAGCGAAGCTGCTGTTATCACTACATTTGAACCTATAACAAGTGTAATATTTGGAGCAATACTACTAGGCGAAAAAATAACATTAATAAAAATTATTGCATGTATTTTAATTTTTGCTGGTGTATTGACACTATCCTTTACTAAAAATAAAGAAGCTTCAATTGATACCAAAGAAGCAAATAGCCTGTGA
- a CDS encoding creatininase, producing MYENVKMTNMTWQEFAKKKDDVIILPIGSTEQHGPHLPTCVDTVLAEGFAYRIAEKVNGVVAPTLSYGYKSKPLSGGGPLFPGTIDLNGATLQALVMDIIDEFVRDGFKKIFLLSAHFENEAFIVEAMDLCSAKYGDKVEILLTNWWDPMSPDLIDKIFDEVPFPGWALEHAAVTETSLMMYFAPELVREDKILDTENATPGTYFKYPIEKGIVPETGILASAKSSSAKKGKMMVDDVVENIVKIINEAFK from the coding sequence ATGTATGAAAATGTAAAAATGACAAATATGACATGGCAAGAATTTGCTAAGAAAAAAGATGATGTTATCATCCTTCCAATAGGATCTACTGAACAACATGGTCCGCATCTACCAACTTGTGTTGATACAGTATTAGCTGAAGGATTTGCTTATCGTATAGCAGAAAAAGTAAATGGTGTAGTTGCACCTACTCTTTCATATGGATATAAATCAAAACCATTAAGTGGTGGTGGCCCTCTATTCCCTGGAACTATTGATTTAAACGGAGCCACATTACAGGCATTAGTAATGGATATTATAGATGAATTCGTTCGTGATGGATTCAAAAAAATCTTCTTATTAAGTGCTCACTTTGAAAATGAAGCATTTATCGTAGAAGCTATGGATTTATGTTCTGCTAAATATGGGGACAAGGTTGAAATACTACTTACTAACTGGTGGGATCCAATGTCACCTGACCTTATTGATAAAATATTTGATGAAGTTCCATTCCCAGGTTGGGCTTTAGAACATGCAGCTGTTACAGAAACTTCATTAATGATGTATTTTGCACCAGAACTTGTTAGAGAAGATAAGATTTTAGATACTGAAAACGCTACTCCTGGAACTTACTTCAAGTATCCTATAGAAAAAGGGATTGTTCCTGAAACTGGTATATTAGCTTCTGCTAAATCATCTTCAGCTAAAAAAGGAAAAATGATGGTAGATGACGTTGTAGAAAATATAGTTAAAATTATTAATGAAGCTTTCAAATAA